From a region of the Burkholderia lata genome:
- a CDS encoding PAS domain S-box protein, whose translation MNEQVNEQALKSHTDRRQLHQIIAGLTEGVILVEPDQRIVWANEAALAMHGVTELKALGATVTDYRERFRLRYRNNHPVRDGHYPMDRVIAGEEFSDVTVEVESAADETVSWVHRIRSLVLTNAAGEPDCLALVLHDATEWASAEERFERTFNANPAPAVICRLDDLRYVKVNQGFLDMTGHARDDVLGRSVYEIDVLDQAERRELAIERLGEGATIPQMEAVLKLADGSTKAVVVAGQPIDMNDEACMLFTFMDLEPRKQAERALRQSEERFATAFRMAPVATAIVTADRFELLDVNGAFAAMTGHAQDDLLGKSADEIGLWAERGAWQRIENRLARDGNVRNADVQIRTREGDVRDCVVSADPVAIHGRDCLLVALLDISDRKRTEMELVYAIETAMQDASWFSRTLIEKLANVRRANAPDAGAQLSDLTARERDVFDLLCHGLADKEIAGRLGLAPNTVRNHVATIYAKLDVHSRGEAIVWARERGIVGAADANGARGEKGGDKGGAKGKD comes from the coding sequence ATGAACGAACAGGTAAACGAACAGGCGCTGAAATCGCATACCGACCGGCGCCAGCTGCACCAGATCATCGCGGGGCTCACCGAGGGCGTGATCCTGGTCGAGCCCGACCAGCGGATTGTCTGGGCGAACGAGGCCGCGCTCGCGATGCACGGCGTGACCGAGCTGAAGGCGCTCGGCGCGACCGTCACCGATTACCGTGAGCGCTTCCGGCTGCGCTACCGGAACAACCACCCGGTGCGCGACGGCCACTATCCGATGGATCGCGTGATCGCGGGCGAGGAGTTCAGCGACGTGACGGTCGAAGTCGAATCGGCCGCCGACGAAACCGTGAGCTGGGTCCACCGCATCCGCAGCCTCGTGCTGACGAACGCGGCCGGCGAACCCGACTGCCTCGCGCTCGTGCTGCACGACGCGACCGAATGGGCGAGCGCCGAGGAACGCTTCGAGCGCACCTTCAACGCGAACCCGGCGCCGGCCGTAATCTGCCGGCTCGACGACCTGCGCTACGTGAAGGTCAACCAGGGCTTTCTGGACATGACCGGCCACGCACGCGACGACGTGCTCGGCCGCTCGGTGTACGAGATCGACGTGCTCGACCAGGCCGAGCGGCGCGAACTCGCGATCGAGCGGCTGGGCGAAGGCGCGACGATTCCGCAGATGGAGGCCGTGCTGAAGCTCGCGGACGGCAGCACGAAGGCCGTGGTCGTCGCCGGGCAGCCGATCGACATGAACGACGAAGCGTGCATGCTGTTCACGTTCATGGATCTCGAGCCGCGCAAGCAGGCCGAGCGCGCGCTGCGGCAGAGCGAGGAGCGCTTCGCGACGGCGTTCCGGATGGCGCCGGTCGCCACGGCGATCGTCACGGCCGATCGCTTCGAATTGCTCGACGTCAACGGCGCATTCGCCGCGATGACGGGCCATGCGCAGGACGACCTGCTCGGCAAGTCCGCGGACGAAATCGGGCTGTGGGCCGAACGCGGCGCGTGGCAGCGCATCGAGAACCGGCTCGCGCGCGACGGCAACGTGCGCAATGCCGACGTGCAGATTCGCACGCGCGAAGGCGACGTGCGCGATTGCGTCGTGTCGGCCGACCCCGTCGCGATACATGGGCGCGACTGCCTGCTCGTCGCGCTGCTCGACATCAGCGATCGCAAGCGCACGGAGATGGAGCTCGTCTATGCGATCGAAACGGCGATGCAGGATGCGTCGTGGTTCAGCCGCACGCTGATCGAGAAGCTCGCGAACGTGCGGCGCGCGAATGCGCCGGATGCGGGCGCTCAACTGTCGGACCTGACCGCGCGCGAGCGCGACGTGTTCGACCTGCTGTGCCACGGCCTGGCCGACAAGGAAATCGCCGGCCGCCTCGGGCTCGCGCCGAACACCGTGCGCAATCACGTCGCGACGATCTACGCGAAGCTCGACGTGCACAGCCGCGGCGAGGCGATCGTGTGGGCGCGCGAACGTGGGATCGTCGGCGCGGCCGACGCGAATGGCGCGCGCGGCGAGAAGGGCGGCGACAAGGGCGGCGCGAAGGGCAAGGACTGA
- a CDS encoding CsbD family protein, with amino-acid sequence MNEDKIKGQWKQLSGKLKAKWGKLTDDDLAVAEGNREYLAGKIQERYGIARDAAEKQLKEFDREL; translated from the coding sequence ATGAACGAGGACAAGATCAAGGGCCAGTGGAAGCAACTCAGCGGCAAGCTGAAGGCCAAGTGGGGCAAGCTGACCGACGACGACCTGGCCGTCGCGGAAGGCAATCGCGAGTATCTGGCCGGCAAGATCCAGGAGCGTTACGGGATCGCCCGCGACGCGGCCGAGAAGCAGTTGAAGGAATTCGACCGTGAGCTGTGA
- a CDS encoding MFS transporter: protein MRLPVFSLPLRRETAPSRPRVLWLSCIAHAVHDGYTDMIYALLPIWQSDFGLDFAALAILRGIYAGAMATLQLPAGRLAQRLGSRVILAIGTLLAALGYAIAGMSGGLLGLSVALAISGGGSSTQHPIASGAISRAYGRDARGPLSVYNFSGDLGKSALPAAISLLVTMMPWRHALWIVSGLGFVVAAVIAVSFPDVRRDAGKAAVKEQSSAQRGGTWGRGFSALFSIGVLDTAVRMGLLTFLPFLLTAKGVSPQMVGTALALVFIGGAAGKFMCGWLGARLGVVRTVLLTEGGTAACIVAVMYLPLGPSMVLLPILGMMLNGTSSVLYGTVPEMSAPERTERAFALFYTGTIASGAISPVLYGFLGDSIGVHGATYATAFTALAIFPLVLALRPHLADDKTG, encoded by the coding sequence ATGCGCTTGCCGGTTTTTTCCCTTCCCCTCAGGCGGGAGACTGCGCCGTCACGGCCGCGCGTGCTGTGGCTATCGTGCATTGCGCATGCCGTGCACGATGGCTACACGGACATGATCTACGCGTTGCTGCCGATCTGGCAGTCGGACTTCGGACTGGACTTTGCGGCCTTGGCCATCCTGCGCGGCATCTACGCTGGCGCGATGGCAACGCTGCAGTTGCCCGCGGGACGTCTCGCGCAACGCCTGGGCAGTCGCGTGATCCTCGCAATCGGCACGTTGCTCGCGGCGCTTGGCTATGCGATCGCGGGCATGTCGGGCGGCCTGCTCGGTTTGAGCGTGGCGCTGGCGATTTCGGGCGGCGGATCCAGCACGCAGCATCCGATCGCATCGGGCGCCATCTCCCGCGCCTATGGGCGCGACGCGAGAGGTCCGCTGAGTGTTTACAACTTCTCCGGCGATCTGGGGAAATCCGCATTGCCGGCAGCCATTTCGCTGCTGGTGACCATGATGCCCTGGCGTCACGCGCTGTGGATCGTCTCTGGATTGGGCTTCGTCGTTGCCGCAGTCATCGCGGTCTCGTTTCCTGATGTGCGGCGCGACGCCGGGAAGGCGGCGGTAAAAGAGCAATCGTCCGCTCAGCGCGGTGGCACCTGGGGACGCGGATTCTCGGCCCTGTTTTCCATCGGCGTGCTCGATACGGCCGTACGCATGGGACTGCTTACCTTCCTGCCTTTCCTGCTCACGGCCAAGGGCGTCTCGCCTCAAATGGTGGGAACGGCACTCGCGCTTGTCTTCATTGGCGGTGCGGCCGGCAAGTTCATGTGTGGCTGGCTTGGCGCACGGTTGGGCGTGGTGCGTACGGTGCTGCTTACGGAGGGTGGTACAGCTGCGTGCATCGTGGCGGTGATGTATCTCCCGTTGGGCCCCAGCATGGTGCTGCTGCCGATTCTGGGCATGATGCTCAACGGCACGTCCTCGGTGCTGTACGGAACCGTTCCGGAGATGTCCGCGCCCGAGCGCACCGAGCGCGCATTCGCACTGTTCTACACGGGGACGATTGCATCGGGCGCGATATCGCCTGTTCTCTACGGTTTCCTGGGCGACAGCATCGGTGTGCATGGCGCCACGTATGCCACCGCGTTCACTGCGCTGGCGATTTTCCCGCTCGTGCTCGCACTGCGCCCGCATCTGGCGGATGACAAAACAGGATGA
- a CDS encoding GNAT family N-acetyltransferase, whose product MPLILRRAIADDAAEVAEVYLRSRNTLASYAPLAHSEAAVRDWVANMLVPSGDVTVAVNDDRIVGMAAHVAADGVVWVDQLYVCPEFKRQGIGSSLLESVKSQTVGKLQLYTFQMNRDAAAFYERHGFVAIAYSDGSRNEEGCPDVLYCLMR is encoded by the coding sequence ATGCCCTTGATCTTGCGTCGAGCGATTGCAGATGATGCCGCCGAGGTAGCCGAAGTCTATCTACGGTCGCGCAACACGCTGGCATCGTACGCGCCGCTCGCGCACTCCGAAGCCGCCGTCCGCGATTGGGTGGCCAACATGCTTGTGCCGTCGGGCGACGTTACCGTTGCAGTGAACGATGACCGCATCGTTGGCATGGCTGCACACGTTGCCGCTGACGGCGTGGTGTGGGTTGACCAGTTGTATGTGTGCCCCGAATTCAAACGACAAGGGATCGGTTCTTCCCTCCTGGAATCAGTGAAGTCTCAGACAGTTGGCAAGCTCCAGCTCTACACGTTCCAGATGAATCGCGATGCCGCTGCGTTTTATGAACGGCACGGGTTCGTTGCGATTGCATACAGCGACGGAAGCAGGAACGAGGAAGGGTGTCCGGATGTTTTGTATTGTTTGATGCGGTAG
- a CDS encoding aminotransferase class V-fold PLP-dependent enzyme, with product MPGLLPDVDREGLLEYSVVYTDRSVNHMSQRFQGVMRDISGTLKKVYNAKSVVIVPGSGTFGMEAVARQFATNKKCLVIRNGWFSFRWSQIFDMGSIPSETTVLKARPVEAGRQAAYAPAPIDEVVAAIKEHKPDLVFAPHVETASGMMLPDGYLRAVSDAVHAVGGMFVLDCIASGTVWVDMQASGVDILISAPQKGWSASPCCAMVMLSELARERIDGTTSTSFACDLRKWLQIMEAYEGGGFAYHATMPTDSLTTLRDVMKETEAYGFDKVKAEQLELGKRIRVLLAEKGFRSVAAEGFEAPGVVVSYTDDDGIRTGKKFADVGLQIAAGVPLQCDEGDDFKTFRLGLFGLDKLHDVDGAVARFADALERVL from the coding sequence ATGCCAGGATTACTTCCCGATGTTGACCGCGAGGGGCTCCTCGAATATTCGGTGGTGTACACCGATCGATCGGTCAACCATATGTCGCAACGCTTTCAGGGCGTCATGCGCGACATCTCCGGCACGCTGAAAAAAGTCTACAACGCGAAGTCCGTCGTGATCGTCCCCGGCAGCGGGACGTTCGGCATGGAAGCCGTCGCGCGACAGTTCGCCACGAACAAGAAGTGTCTGGTCATCCGCAACGGCTGGTTCAGCTTCCGCTGGTCGCAGATTTTCGACATGGGCAGCATTCCGTCCGAAACGACGGTGCTGAAGGCGCGCCCGGTCGAAGCGGGACGGCAGGCTGCGTATGCGCCGGCGCCGATCGACGAAGTGGTTGCCGCGATCAAGGAGCACAAGCCGGATCTGGTGTTTGCGCCGCACGTGGAAACCGCGTCCGGGATGATGCTGCCCGACGGGTATCTGCGCGCGGTATCCGACGCCGTGCATGCGGTCGGCGGCATGTTCGTGCTGGATTGCATCGCGTCCGGCACGGTGTGGGTCGACATGCAGGCGAGCGGCGTCGATATCCTGATCAGCGCGCCGCAGAAGGGCTGGAGCGCGTCGCCGTGTTGCGCGATGGTGATGCTCAGCGAGCTGGCCCGCGAACGCATCGATGGCACGACCAGCACCAGCTTCGCGTGCGATCTGCGCAAGTGGCTGCAGATCATGGAGGCTTATGAAGGCGGCGGGTTCGCGTACCACGCGACGATGCCCACGGACAGCCTCACGACGCTGCGCGACGTGATGAAGGAAACCGAGGCGTACGGCTTCGACAAGGTGAAGGCGGAGCAGCTCGAGCTGGGCAAGCGGATTCGCGTGCTGCTGGCTGAGAAGGGTTTCCGGAGCGTGGCGGCGGAAGGGTTCGAGGCACCGGGTGTCGTGGTCAGCTATACGGATGACGACGGGATTCGCACCGGGAAGAAGTTTGCCGACGTTGGTTTGCAGATTGCGGCCGGTGTTCCGTTGCAATGTGACGAGGGGGACGATTTCAAGACCTTCCGTCTGGGGTTGTTCGGTCTCGACAAGCTGCATGATGTCGATGGGGCGGTTGCGCGGTTTGCGGACGCGCTGGAGCGGGTTCTTTAA
- a CDS encoding branched-chain amino acid ABC transporter substrate-binding protein yields the protein MTFRIRSLSGVALTAAILALQTGAAHAQETVVKVGVAGPLTGGGAAYGKDIENGVRMAVDEANAAHTTVGGKPVKFVVASQDDQSDPRTGVQAAQQLADAQVAVVIGHFNSGTTLPASKIYAKAGIPMITPSATNPDITRAGLGTVYRVIATDTQNAGNAGAYAASVTKAKRIAIIDDRTAFGQGEADEFEKSVKANGGTIVAREFTNDKAVDFSAQLTKIKSTNADLVFFGGLDAQAAMLVKRMRQLGIRAQFLAGGGVMNANFIKLAGNAAEGASVWEYGQPLSRLAKGKQFETKFKQKYGIDMLAYAPFAYDATWIAINAMQKANSTKPADFNGALKGTRYDGITGTIAFTNTGDLKNPSSTLYEVKNAAWQPVTTKSAD from the coding sequence ATGACGTTCCGCATTCGTTCGCTTTCCGGCGTCGCACTGACCGCCGCGATCCTCGCGCTCCAGACCGGCGCGGCTCACGCGCAGGAGACGGTCGTCAAGGTCGGCGTGGCCGGCCCGCTGACGGGCGGTGGCGCTGCCTACGGCAAGGACATCGAGAACGGCGTGCGCATGGCCGTCGACGAAGCGAATGCCGCGCATACGACGGTGGGCGGCAAGCCCGTGAAGTTCGTCGTCGCGTCGCAGGACGACCAGAGCGATCCGCGCACCGGCGTGCAGGCCGCGCAGCAGCTCGCGGACGCGCAGGTGGCCGTCGTGATCGGCCACTTCAACTCGGGCACGACGCTGCCCGCCTCGAAGATCTACGCGAAGGCCGGCATTCCGATGATCACGCCGTCGGCGACCAATCCCGACATCACGCGCGCCGGGCTCGGCACCGTGTATCGCGTGATCGCGACCGACACGCAGAACGCCGGCAACGCAGGCGCCTATGCGGCGAGCGTGACCAAGGCGAAGCGCATCGCGATCATCGACGATCGCACCGCGTTCGGCCAGGGCGAAGCCGACGAATTCGAGAAGTCCGTGAAGGCGAACGGCGGCACGATCGTCGCGCGCGAATTCACGAACGACAAGGCGGTGGACTTCAGCGCGCAGCTCACGAAGATCAAGAGCACCAATGCCGATCTCGTGTTCTTCGGCGGCCTCGACGCGCAGGCCGCGATGCTCGTGAAGCGCATGCGCCAGCTCGGCATCCGCGCGCAGTTCCTCGCGGGCGGCGGCGTGATGAACGCGAACTTCATCAAGCTGGCCGGCAATGCGGCGGAAGGCGCGTCCGTGTGGGAATACGGGCAGCCGCTGTCGCGTCTCGCGAAGGGCAAGCAGTTCGAAACGAAATTCAAGCAGAAGTACGGCATCGACATGCTCGCGTACGCGCCGTTCGCGTACGACGCGACGTGGATCGCGATCAACGCGATGCAGAAGGCGAATTCGACGAAGCCGGCCGATTTCAACGGCGCGCTGAAGGGCACGCGCTACGACGGCATCACGGGCACGATCGCGTTCACGAACACGGGCGACCTGAAGAACCCGAGCTCGACGCTGTATGAGGTGAAGAACGCCGCGTGGCAGCCCGTCACGACGAAATCGGCGGATTGA
- a CDS encoding serine hydrolase domain-containing protein: MIPNRASSQQPSTDPALAERVDAVLSRQLDTHRLVGAVVLIARDGELVYRRAAGFADREARTPMQEDTLFRLASVTKPIVAAAAMALVAQHKLSLDDDVTKWLPEFRPALRDGSVPVIKVRHLLTHTAGLGYRYAEADATGPYARAGVSDGLDGASITLAENMRRIASVPLQYAPGTGWNYSLSIDVVGAVIEAVSGQPLADAVDALVLRPLGTRDTGFVARDAARLATPYVNDTPQPHRLAENEAVPIYEGSVGVTYSPSRALNADAFASGGAGMVGTAGDVLTVLDTLRAGGGAILPAELVDEMGRVHTGDLELYDLPGAGYGIGFSVLRDPRAALSPESPGTWRWGGVYGHSWFVDRARGLTVVSLSNTLYEGMNGPYTLDLRDAVYGVG; encoded by the coding sequence ATGATCCCCAACCGCGCGTCATCCCAGCAGCCGTCGACCGATCCCGCACTCGCCGAGCGCGTCGATGCGGTACTGTCCCGTCAACTCGACACACACCGCCTCGTCGGTGCGGTCGTCCTGATCGCACGCGACGGCGAACTCGTCTATCGCCGCGCGGCCGGGTTCGCCGATCGCGAAGCGCGCACGCCGATGCAGGAGGACACGCTGTTCAGGCTCGCGTCGGTGACGAAGCCGATCGTCGCGGCGGCCGCCATGGCGCTCGTTGCACAGCACAAGCTGTCGCTCGACGACGACGTCACGAAGTGGCTGCCCGAGTTCCGCCCGGCGCTGCGCGACGGCAGCGTGCCGGTGATCAAGGTGCGCCACCTGCTCACGCATACCGCCGGCCTCGGCTATCGCTACGCGGAAGCCGACGCGACCGGCCCGTATGCACGCGCAGGCGTCTCCGACGGGCTCGATGGCGCATCGATCACACTCGCCGAAAACATGCGCAGGATCGCGAGCGTGCCGTTGCAGTACGCACCCGGCACCGGCTGGAACTATTCGCTCTCCATCGACGTGGTCGGCGCGGTGATCGAAGCCGTCAGCGGGCAGCCGCTCGCCGATGCGGTCGATGCGCTGGTGCTCCGCCCGCTCGGCACCCGCGACACGGGATTCGTCGCACGCGACGCCGCGCGGCTCGCAACGCCCTACGTCAACGACACGCCGCAGCCTCACCGGCTCGCCGAAAACGAAGCCGTACCCATCTACGAAGGCTCCGTCGGCGTGACGTACTCGCCGTCGCGCGCACTCAACGCGGATGCATTCGCATCGGGCGGCGCCGGGATGGTCGGCACCGCCGGCGACGTGCTGACCGTGCTGGATACGCTACGGGCGGGTGGCGGCGCCATTCTGCCGGCCGAGCTGGTCGACGAGATGGGTCGTGTCCACACCGGCGACCTCGAGTTGTACGACCTGCCCGGCGCGGGGTACGGGATCGGGTTTTCCGTGTTGCGCGACCCGCGCGCGGCGCTGTCGCCGGAGTCTCCGGGCACCTGGCGCTGGGGCGGCGTCTACGGTCATTCGTGGTTCGTCGACCGCGCACGCGGGCTCACCGTCGTGTCGCTGTCGAACACGCTCTACGAAGGGATGAACGGCCCGTACACGCTCGACCTGCGCGACGCGGTCTACGGCGTCGGCTGA
- a CDS encoding BON domain-containing protein produces MNQTRPLSTLLAVSAAFLLGAAPLTNAVAQDASTGDGMKAESNQPVSDTWITTKVKGRLATVDGLKSVDISVTTVDGVVTLTGVLPTKIAVKKAIAVSRAVKGVKHVDASGLKAKA; encoded by the coding sequence ATGAACCAGACCCGCCCCCTTTCGACGCTGCTCGCCGTCAGCGCGGCTTTCCTGCTCGGTGCCGCGCCGCTCACGAACGCGGTTGCGCAGGACGCATCGACCGGCGACGGCATGAAGGCCGAATCGAACCAGCCCGTCTCCGACACGTGGATCACGACCAAGGTGAAGGGCCGGCTGGCCACGGTCGACGGCCTGAAGAGCGTCGACATCAGCGTGACGACGGTCGACGGCGTCGTCACGCTCACCGGCGTGCTGCCGACGAAGATCGCCGTGAAGAAGGCGATCGCCGTGTCGCGAGCGGTCAAGGGCGTGAAGCACGTCGACGCATCCGGCCTGAAGGCGAAGGCCTGA
- the gcvA gene encoding transcriptional regulator GcvA has translation MNESRDAAKHRDELPPLNALRAFDAVARHGSFAGAAAELYVTHWAVGKQIRLLEDWFGLPLFDRRPRGVVLTDEGAALLSDVSHAFERLGTAVVRLRHNTVTHRISGVVRVNVTMSFALCWLLPRLADFQLRYPDIDVRVSTTSRKLRYVADAFDIGVRSGPEHGAGVISRPLMPDLRVPVCNPALLRQHPIQSVTDLRHHTLLHSATTRSAWSHWLKEAGAPDLRAARHVEFDHVNLQLGAAIEGLGVALASQPLIRRDLAEGRLVCPIASPAWRADDYTLVTNTHRIDDAAVSAFQQWMEGMASQEVG, from the coding sequence ATGAACGAAAGCCGAGATGCCGCGAAGCACCGGGACGAGTTGCCCCCGCTCAATGCGCTGCGCGCGTTCGATGCGGTCGCGAGGCACGGCAGCTTCGCGGGCGCGGCGGCGGAACTCTATGTCACCCACTGGGCCGTCGGAAAACAGATCAGGCTGCTGGAGGACTGGTTCGGCCTGCCGTTGTTCGACCGTCGTCCGCGCGGTGTCGTGCTCACCGACGAAGGGGCAGCCTTGCTGAGCGACGTCAGCCACGCGTTCGAGCGCCTCGGTACCGCGGTGGTACGGCTGCGCCACAACACGGTCACACACCGGATCTCAGGCGTCGTGCGGGTGAACGTGACGATGAGCTTTGCGCTTTGCTGGCTGCTGCCGCGGCTCGCCGATTTCCAGTTGCGGTACCCCGACATCGACGTCCGCGTGTCGACGACATCGCGCAAGCTGCGCTATGTCGCCGACGCTTTCGATATCGGTGTTCGCTCCGGTCCGGAGCATGGCGCGGGCGTCATATCGCGCCCGTTGATGCCCGACCTGCGCGTGCCCGTCTGCAATCCCGCCTTGCTGCGCCAGCATCCGATACAGAGCGTGACCGACCTGCGCCATCACACCCTGCTGCATTCGGCCACGACGCGCTCCGCCTGGTCGCACTGGTTGAAGGAAGCAGGTGCTCCCGATTTGCGGGCAGCGCGCCACGTCGAATTCGATCACGTGAATCTTCAGTTGGGCGCGGCCATCGAGGGGCTGGGCGTGGCGCTGGCATCGCAGCCGCTGATCAGGCGCGATCTCGCCGAGGGGCGCCTCGTGTGTCCGATCGCATCACCTGCATGGCGCGCCGACGACTACACGCTCGTGACGAACACCCATCGCATCGACGATGCCGCTGTGTCCGCGTTCCAGCAATGGATGGAGGGCATGGCGAGCCAAGAGGTTGGCTAG
- a CDS encoding NAD(P)/FAD-dependent oxidoreductase, giving the protein MSSQVVIVGGGVIGSSIAYFLRATDPTVSVTVIERDPTYARSSSALSAASIRQQFSTPLSIEMSLFGIDFLRTIGERLEVDGHQPSIDLHEGGYLFLATPAGDATLRENHALQTSLGADIRLMDCDALRAKFPWLNVDDLVSGAYGVSGEGWFDGYGLVQALRKKAQALGARYVPSDVKEVLRDGRKVTHVVTADGERYACDTLVNAAGAWTRTLSSMMGIDIPVYARRRSIFNVSSPAKLTECPLLIDPTGVYFRPEGRTYICGTSPSPDRDPDDLPLDEVDHDLFDEVIWPTLANRVPEFEALRVENCWSGYYEYNVFDHNAIIGYHPELDNVVFANGYSGHGLQQGPATGRGVSELILGGRYDTLDLSTLGWSRVLENRPIVEKNVV; this is encoded by the coding sequence GTGAGTTCTCAAGTCGTCATCGTCGGCGGTGGTGTGATCGGCAGCTCGATCGCCTATTTCCTGCGCGCCACCGATCCCACGGTTTCCGTGACCGTGATCGAGCGCGACCCCACCTATGCGCGATCGTCGTCGGCGTTGTCGGCCGCGTCGATTCGCCAGCAGTTCTCGACGCCGCTGTCGATCGAGATGTCGCTGTTCGGCATCGACTTCCTGCGCACGATCGGTGAACGCCTCGAAGTGGACGGCCACCAGCCGTCGATCGACCTGCACGAAGGCGGCTACCTGTTCCTCGCGACGCCGGCCGGCGACGCGACGCTGCGCGAGAACCATGCGCTGCAGACGAGCCTCGGCGCGGACATCCGGCTGATGGACTGCGATGCGCTGCGCGCGAAGTTTCCGTGGCTGAACGTCGACGATCTCGTGTCGGGCGCGTATGGCGTGAGCGGAGAAGGCTGGTTCGACGGCTACGGGCTCGTGCAGGCGCTGCGCAAAAAGGCGCAGGCGCTGGGTGCGCGCTATGTGCCGTCCGATGTGAAGGAAGTGCTGCGCGACGGCCGCAAGGTGACGCACGTGGTCACGGCCGACGGTGAACGCTATGCGTGCGACACGCTCGTGAACGCGGCCGGTGCCTGGACCCGCACGCTGTCGTCGATGATGGGCATCGACATCCCCGTGTATGCGCGGCGCCGCAGCATCTTCAACGTGTCGTCGCCGGCGAAGCTCACGGAATGCCCGCTGCTGATCGACCCGACCGGCGTGTACTTCCGGCCGGAAGGGCGCACGTATATCTGCGGGACGTCGCCGAGCCCGGATCGCGACCCGGACGACCTGCCGCTCGACGAAGTCGATCACGACCTGTTCGACGAGGTGATCTGGCCGACGCTCGCGAATCGCGTGCCGGAATTCGAGGCGCTGCGCGTGGAGAACTGCTGGTCCGGGTACTACGAGTACAACGTGTTCGACCACAACGCGATCATCGGGTATCACCCGGAGCTCGACAACGTCGTGTTCGCGAACGGCTACAGCGGCCACGGGCTGCAGCAAGGGCCGGCGACGGGGCGCGGCGTCAGTGAACTCATTCTGGGCGGGCGTTACGACACGCTCGACCTGTCGACGCTCGGCTGGTCGCGCGTGCTGGAGAACCGGCCGATCGTCGAAAAGAACGTCGTGTAG
- a CDS encoding CsbD family protein yields MDRNRIEGKLKQVKGSVKEALGKVTGDRKTEAEGVAEQAAGKMQEQAGEAADAVRKQTGTDRH; encoded by the coding sequence ATGGACAGGAATCGCATCGAAGGCAAGCTCAAGCAGGTCAAGGGTTCGGTCAAGGAAGCGCTCGGCAAGGTGACGGGCGACCGCAAGACGGAAGCGGAAGGCGTCGCCGAACAAGCGGCCGGCAAGATGCAGGAGCAGGCCGGCGAGGCGGCCGATGCGGTGCGCAAGCAGACGGGCACCGATCGGCACTGA
- a CDS encoding AraC family transcriptional regulator, whose protein sequence is MTGDSAQTRGRAMKVEGRGHGKATEQNATADPQRAGIAPVTKSTDPRDYQHAPGIAAVMPKAFPDGFVVAEHRHPRAQLVYTTTGIAEVIASQSLWMIPPHRALWIPPDLPHAMRAHGQLEMRTAYVDPRAYRSATPEQPSLVNVSPLLRELIVRASAFPVEVNPDGRDDLVIQLMLAEIEWSAEQPLRLPSGQDRRLARVCDAILANPADQRTLTEWADEVGASSRTLARLFTAETGLSFSQWRQQARISAARPLLASGRSVIAVAAELGYETTSAFSTVFRRFAGMTPSAYAKLSDSA, encoded by the coding sequence ATGACCGGCGATTCCGCACAAACGAGAGGACGAGCGATGAAGGTCGAAGGGCGCGGCCACGGTAAAGCGACCGAGCAAAACGCAACGGCAGATCCGCAGCGTGCCGGCATCGCACCCGTCACGAAGAGCACCGACCCGCGCGACTACCAGCATGCACCCGGCATCGCCGCCGTCATGCCGAAAGCCTTCCCCGACGGCTTCGTCGTCGCGGAGCACCGGCACCCGCGCGCACAACTCGTCTACACCACCACCGGCATCGCCGAAGTCATCGCCAGCCAGTCGCTCTGGATGATCCCGCCGCATCGCGCACTGTGGATTCCGCCCGACCTGCCGCACGCGATGCGCGCCCACGGGCAGCTCGAAATGCGCACCGCCTATGTCGACCCGCGAGCATACCGATCGGCCACCCCGGAGCAGCCGAGCCTGGTCAACGTGTCGCCGCTGCTGCGTGAATTGATCGTGCGCGCATCGGCGTTCCCGGTCGAGGTCAATCCCGACGGACGCGACGATCTCGTCATCCAGCTCATGCTCGCCGAAATCGAGTGGTCGGCCGAGCAACCGTTGCGGCTGCCGTCCGGCCAGGACCGGCGTCTTGCCCGAGTCTGCGACGCGATTCTGGCGAATCCGGCCGATCAGCGAACGCTGACGGAATGGGCCGATGAAGTCGGCGCATCGAGCCGGACCCTGGCCCGGCTGTTCACCGCCGAAACCGGGTTGTCGTTCAGCCAGTGGCGCCAGCAGGCCCGGATTTCGGCCGCGCGCCCGCTGCTGGCGTCGGGGCGCTCTGTGATCGCCGTCGCGGCCGAGCTCGGCTACGAAACCACGAGCGCGTTCTCGACCGTGTTTCGCCGGTTTGCCGGCATGACGCCCAGCGCTTACGCGAAACTGTCCGATTCCGCGTAG